The Persephonella atlantica genome includes a window with the following:
- the mutL gene encoding DNA mismatch repair endonuclease MutL has translation MRIKKLPEDVINKIAAGEVVERPASVLKELIENSIDADADRIEIRIERGGKRLIEVKDNGRGIHPDDILEAVRRFSTSKIYTIDDLFSVSSYGFRGEALSSISSVSRFYLISRHKDFTLGKELLIEGGEFRHFSDVGAHQGTTVRVRDLFFNLPVRERFLKTEKTELKHTTDVFIRYALYHTDISFRFSADGKVQYVLSPEETESRIKRLFPAVKELIYFESEDKVGRCYGYISPDYATGRGYIYVNGRPVKNKSLMRVIRSKVGNNFFTLFLELPPYFVDHNIHPAKIEVKFRKERSVYQLVKKSLENLQKPTIVSHLSQKNRRYNSEFKVLGQIDNTFIVVYCCGDVYFVDQHIASERIHYELLKRKFLSEGISPSGSSSVEIKLDPDQIEKLSQLKYHIEKAGVRFDIKGNSIVITGLPPNIKEHKVRDFIISLSESEFPEAEIDTFIGDIACGESIDAGDILSSEEAKKILQLWIETDSPNLCPHGRPIYYKISVDDIKKKVGRK, from the coding sequence ATGAGAATTAAAAAACTTCCAGAGGATGTGATAAATAAGATTGCTGCAGGTGAGGTTGTTGAAAGACCTGCAAGTGTTTTAAAAGAGCTGATTGAAAATTCCATAGATGCAGATGCAGACCGGATAGAGATAAGGATAGAAAGGGGAGGTAAAAGGCTTATAGAGGTTAAAGATAATGGAAGGGGAATACATCCAGATGATATTTTAGAGGCTGTGAGAAGATTTTCAACCAGTAAGATTTACACTATTGACGACCTTTTTTCTGTGAGCAGTTACGGATTTAGAGGAGAAGCTCTGTCCAGTATATCCTCTGTATCAAGGTTCTATCTAATCTCCAGGCATAAAGATTTTACACTGGGGAAAGAACTGCTTATTGAAGGTGGAGAATTCAGGCATTTTTCTGATGTTGGAGCACACCAGGGAACAACAGTAAGGGTAAGGGATTTATTTTTTAATCTCCCTGTCAGAGAAAGATTTTTAAAAACAGAAAAAACAGAGCTGAAACATACTACAGACGTATTTATAAGATACGCCTTATACCATACTGATATCTCATTTAGATTCTCTGCCGATGGTAAGGTTCAGTATGTTTTGTCTCCAGAGGAGACAGAAAGTAGGATAAAGAGGCTTTTTCCTGCCGTAAAAGAACTGATTTATTTTGAAAGCGAAGACAAAGTAGGCAGATGTTATGGGTACATATCACCAGATTATGCCACAGGGAGAGGATACATATATGTAAACGGGAGACCTGTAAAGAATAAATCTCTGATGAGAGTAATCAGGTCAAAGGTGGGTAATAACTTTTTTACTCTGTTTTTGGAACTTCCTCCATACTTTGTTGACCACAACATACATCCTGCAAAAATAGAGGTTAAGTTTAGAAAGGAGAGGTCTGTTTACCAGCTTGTTAAGAAATCGCTGGAAAATCTGCAAAAACCCACCATTGTTTCTCATCTATCCCAGAAAAACAGGAGATATAACTCTGAATTTAAGGTGCTGGGACAGATTGATAATACATTTATCGTTGTTTACTGCTGCGGTGATGTTTATTTTGTAGACCAGCATATAGCAAGTGAGAGAATACATTATGAACTTTTAAAAAGGAAATTTTTAAGTGAAGGTATCAGCCCTTCAGGTAGCAGCAGTGTGGAGATAAAGTTAGACCCGGACCAGATAGAAAAATTATCCCAGCTTAAATACCACATTGAGAAAGCAGGTGTAAGATTTGACATAAAAGGAAACAGCATTGTTATAACAGGTCTTCCTCCAAACATAAAAGAACATAAAGTTAGGGATTTTATAATCAGCCTATCTGAAAGCGAGTTTCCTGAAGCTGAGATTGACACATTTATTGGAGATATTGCCTGTGGAGAGTCTATAGATGCCGGTGATATTCTCAGCAGTGAAGAGGCAAAAAAGATTCTTCAGCTGTGGATAGAAACAGACAGTCCAAACCTGTGTCCACACGGAAGACCTATATATTATAAAATTTCTGTTGATGATATAAAGAAAAAGGTGGGAAGAAAATGA
- a CDS encoding outer membrane beta-barrel protein: MKKVLSLAAAGLIAAGTAKAGTITVANSDIEMSGGVTAGYFYTTNIGNNNNDYFTVSTFAVDLTSKINSMIGFTASFGQTKQPDLLAPLPNPGFGVEYSWVSIRPIEGLTIDAGLLLTNIGYELYHTYDNKNYMFGLVWWAQPVTYPGARVTYSVADGIDVYAEYTQDTRDSFAVGSLGEINGISYAISYFDYTASKNLIDVVLGTSVEGIDFGVNFDYQWLDDTAKTPGNDDSAYGIALYASAKVDVFEIPVRIEYVNDGTSGIYGVAGDDAWSFTITPTYRPSNNTFVRAEFAYVNTDQKGFTDDKGNPKDSRTSIGVEAGFMF; the protein is encoded by the coding sequence ATGAAGAAAGTGTTATCACTGGCAGCAGCAGGTCTGATTGCTGCAGGAACAGCAAAAGCGGGAACCATTACTGTTGCAAACTCTGACATTGAGATGTCAGGAGGCGTTACAGCAGGTTACTTTTACACAACAAATATTGGAAACAATAACAATGACTATTTTACAGTTTCCACATTTGCTGTTGATTTAACTTCGAAAATCAACTCTATGATAGGATTTACTGCAAGCTTTGGTCAGACAAAACAGCCGGATCTTTTAGCTCCATTACCAAATCCGGGGTTTGGTGTTGAGTACAGCTGGGTATCTATCAGACCTATCGAAGGACTGACTATTGATGCAGGACTTCTGCTTACAAACATAGGATACGAGCTTTACCACACTTACGACAACAAGAACTACATGTTTGGTCTTGTATGGTGGGCACAGCCTGTAACATATCCTGGTGCAAGAGTAACTTACTCTGTAGCTGATGGAATCGATGTTTATGCTGAGTATACACAGGATACAAGAGACTCTTTTGCAGTTGGTTCTTTAGGTGAGATTAATGGAATAAGTTATGCTATTTCCTATTTTGACTATACAGCTTCAAAAAATCTGATAGATGTTGTTCTCGGCACATCTGTTGAAGGAATAGATTTTGGGGTGAACTTTGATTACCAGTGGCTTGATGATACTGCGAAAACACCGGGAAATGACGATTCAGCTTACGGTATAGCACTTTATGCATCTGCTAAGGTTGATGTTTTTGAAATACCTGTAAGAATAGAGTATGTTAATGATGGAACAAGTGGTATTTATGGTGTTGCAGGAGACGACGCCTGGTCATTCACTATCACTCCAACATACAGACCTTCAAACAACACATTTGTCAGAGCTGAGTTTGCATATGTTAACACTGACCAAAAAGGTTTCACAGACGATAAAGGAAATCCAAAAGACAGCAGAACATCTATTGGTGTAGAAGCAGGATTTATGTTCTAA
- the groL gene encoding chaperonin GroEL (60 kDa chaperone family; promotes refolding of misfolded polypeptides especially under stressful conditions; forms two stacked rings of heptamers to form a barrel-shaped 14mer; ends can be capped by GroES; misfolded proteins enter the barrel where they are refolded when GroES binds), which produces MAGKMIVYGEEARAKLKAGVDKLANAVKVTLGPRGREVILEKKWGSPSVTKDGVSVAKEIELTDPLENMAAQLVKEVASKTADVAGDGTTTATILTQAIYAEGLKAIASGANPVYVKRGIDEAVKVVVEELKKMSKEVSGRTEIEQVATISANNDPEIGKIIADAMEKVGKDGVITVEEAKGAETVLETTEGMQFDRGYLSPYFVTNPEKMEAVLENPYILIYEKKISNIRELLPVLEKVVQTNRPLLIIAEDVEGEALATLVVNNIKGVLKVCAVKAPGFGERRKAMLQDIAILTGGQAITEDLGIKLENVDLDMLGQADKVVVDKDNTTIVGGKGNPEDIKARIEQIKAQIETTTSEYDREKLQERLAKLSGGVAIIKVGAATEAEMKEKKDRVDDAVHATKAAVEEGIVPGGGVALLRAAKALCDLKEENPDKKWGIDIVKKACQIPLKQIAVNAGFEGSVIIEKVKANDNINYGFDAATGEYVDMMEAGIIDPTKVVRTAIQNAASIAGTMLTAEALVAEIPEKEEKAPGAGMEGMGDMGF; this is translated from the coding sequence ATGGCAGGAAAAATGATAGTTTACGGAGAAGAAGCAAGGGCAAAACTGAAAGCAGGTGTTGATAAATTAGCAAATGCTGTTAAAGTTACCCTTGGTCCAAGAGGAAGAGAAGTTATCTTAGAGAAAAAGTGGGGTTCACCATCTGTAACAAAAGATGGTGTTTCTGTTGCAAAAGAGATTGAGCTGACAGATCCACTTGAAAACATGGCAGCACAGCTGGTAAAAGAGGTTGCTTCAAAAACAGCTGATGTTGCTGGAGATGGAACAACAACAGCTACAATACTTACACAGGCTATATACGCAGAAGGCCTCAAAGCAATAGCATCTGGAGCAAATCCAGTATACGTAAAAAGAGGAATAGACGAAGCTGTTAAAGTAGTCGTAGAAGAACTGAAAAAGATGTCAAAAGAAGTTAGCGGAAGAACAGAGATAGAGCAGGTTGCAACAATATCTGCAAACAACGACCCTGAGATTGGAAAAATCATAGCTGACGCGATGGAAAAAGTTGGAAAAGATGGAGTAATCACAGTTGAAGAGGCAAAAGGAGCAGAAACTGTTCTTGAAACAACAGAAGGTATGCAGTTTGACAGAGGATACCTTTCACCATACTTTGTGACAAATCCAGAAAAGATGGAAGCTGTTCTTGAAAACCCATACATTCTGATTTATGAGAAGAAAATATCCAACATCAGAGAACTTCTTCCAGTTCTTGAAAAAGTTGTTCAAACAAACAGACCACTGCTGATAATAGCTGAAGATGTTGAAGGAGAAGCACTTGCAACACTTGTTGTAAACAACATAAAAGGCGTCCTGAAAGTGTGTGCTGTTAAAGCTCCTGGATTTGGAGAAAGAAGAAAGGCAATGCTGCAGGACATTGCAATACTCACAGGTGGACAGGCAATAACAGAAGACCTTGGAATTAAACTTGAAAATGTAGACCTTGATATGCTTGGACAGGCTGATAAGGTTGTTGTGGACAAGGACAACACAACAATTGTAGGTGGAAAAGGAAATCCAGAAGACATCAAAGCAAGAATTGAACAGATTAAAGCACAGATTGAGACAACAACATCTGAGTATGACAGAGAAAAACTGCAGGAGAGACTCGCTAAACTCTCTGGTGGTGTTGCAATCATAAAAGTTGGTGCTGCAACAGAAGCAGAGATGAAAGAGAAAAAAGACAGAGTAGATGACGCAGTTCATGCAACAAAAGCGGCTGTAGAAGAAGGAATTGTTCCTGGTGGTGGAGTAGCACTGCTGAGAGCTGCAAAAGCACTGTGTGACCTTAAGGAAGAAAACCCAGACAAAAAATGGGGAATAGACATAGTCAAAAAGGCATGTCAGATTCCACTAAAACAGATAGCTGTTAACGCAGGATTTGAAGGCTCTGTAATCATAGAAAAGGTAAAAGCTAATGACAACATAAATTACGGTTTTGACGCTGCTACAGGTGAATACGTGGATATGATGGAAGCAGGAATTATAGACCCAACAAAGGTTGTTAGAACAGCAATACAGAATGCAGCATCTATAGCAGGAACAATGCTCACAGCTGAAGCTCTTGTTGCTGAAATTCCAGAGAAAGAGGAGAAAGCTCCAGGAGCTGGAATGGAAGGAATGGGAGATATGGGATTCTAA
- the groES gene encoding co-chaperone GroES: MAKIKPLYDRVVVKPAEEAEEKTPSGIIIPDTAKEKPSEGEVIAVGEGRLLENGEIKPLKVKVGDKVIYSKYAGNEFVVDGEELIVLREDDILAIIEQ, translated from the coding sequence ATGGCTAAAATCAAACCTCTCTACGATAGAGTAGTTGTAAAACCAGCGGAAGAAGCTGAAGAAAAAACACCATCAGGAATTATTATTCCAGACACAGCAAAGGAAAAACCTTCAGAAGGTGAAGTAATAGCCGTAGGAGAGGGAAGACTCCTTGAAAATGGGGAAATCAAACCTCTCAAAGTAAAAGTAGGAGATAAAGTAATTTACAGCAAGTATGCAGGTAATGAGTTTGTTGTTGACGGAGAAGAACTGATTGTTCTCAGAGAAGATGATATCCTTGCAATAATTGAACAATAA
- the glnD gene encoding [protein-PII] uridylyltransferase has translation MIDKTLKDKDIIVKNYFEKKEQIVQMHRSGASGLETVRALSDLTDETIKQLVKISFPDLSRICIVVLGGYGRRELCFKSDIDISLVFNTDDFESLKEGIEILYYALLDLKVDIGFSPRDIKTFLELSKDDLTVATSLLQGRFIIGNEEIYNDLIKRFKRLIRRKRTAYIDATLRARKMRYQRTGSTIYMMEPHVKEGEGGLRDFHEVFWIARVLDDVPDYRYFVDKNIILEEEYEELIRAYNFLLRLRNEMHLICNKRCDVLVRPLQEEVAKKLGYVEYPYDQEVLRESVEKMMRLYYLYAKSINTITKRILKALTEEEELEIFEPIDAVFSRTTMEIDVFNREKFEKDFRNVLKAFLYYKEYNLDFSSELEFLIRKHEEKLREHREDPEIRKMVQKLFSDPNNLAKTLRKMQDFYVLDDLIPEFGYQRCHFQYDAYHKYTTDAHAIKAVEELESLKKVDHPHRKMMYELFKEIDRVDLLTWAVFLHDIGKGHKTDHCILGAKMAKEIMLRFGYSKRDAQIVSFLVLHHLDMAKISQRRNMNEPKVINDFAKTIKNKELLKMLTVLTWCDANAVGPNIWNDWKNALLWELYEKTSEVLEQKVSYEEIHRRRFEEKKEKLRAILEVEFGKERADFHMGRFSDYYVMSTPIDDILKHLKMEEQLLKTGKPQFYFEKKYGIGFSELLIVLDSKKIKNPLLVVTGIISYMGINILAVYSYMRKDGIVVIDLQISTSSLEVVEDKKFQQFKQLFNQYIKGEITLEQLSKKRNVMFKASVIPPPTFVKVDNEMSEVYTIFDISGEDRVGLLFDIFKVFARYDLYVHIVKVVTQGERIRDAFYVRTKDKRKITDEKLIEEIKEELLNVIKSD, from the coding sequence ATGATTGATAAAACTTTGAAAGATAAAGATATCATCGTAAAAAACTATTTTGAAAAAAAAGAACAGATAGTTCAGATGCACCGCTCTGGTGCAAGTGGTCTTGAGACGGTAAGAGCACTGTCTGACCTGACAGACGAGACTATAAAACAGCTTGTAAAGATATCCTTTCCTGACCTGAGCAGAATATGTATTGTTGTTCTTGGTGGATACGGCAGGAGGGAGCTATGCTTCAAATCAGATATAGACATATCCCTTGTTTTCAATACAGATGATTTTGAAAGTCTTAAAGAAGGAATAGAAATCCTTTACTATGCTCTCCTTGACCTGAAGGTGGATATTGGATTCTCCCCGAGAGACATAAAGACATTCCTTGAGCTGTCAAAAGATGACTTAACAGTTGCCACATCTCTTCTTCAGGGAAGATTTATTATAGGAAATGAGGAGATTTATAACGACCTTATAAAGAGATTCAAACGGCTAATCAGAAGAAAGAGGACTGCATACATTGATGCAACTCTCAGAGCGAGAAAAATGAGATACCAGAGGACAGGTTCTACTATATATATGATGGAACCTCATGTGAAAGAAGGGGAAGGTGGTCTGAGGGATTTTCATGAAGTTTTCTGGATAGCAAGGGTATTGGATGACGTTCCTGACTACAGATATTTTGTTGACAAGAATATCATCCTTGAAGAAGAGTATGAAGAGCTTATCAGGGCTTATAACTTTTTACTCAGACTGAGAAACGAGATGCATCTGATATGCAACAAAAGGTGTGATGTGTTGGTCAGACCTCTTCAGGAAGAGGTTGCCAAAAAGTTAGGATACGTAGAATATCCATATGACCAGGAGGTTCTGAGAGAAAGTGTTGAAAAGATGATGAGGCTGTACTATCTGTATGCAAAATCTATAAACACAATAACAAAAAGGATACTGAAAGCACTGACGGAAGAAGAAGAGCTGGAGATATTTGAGCCTATAGATGCTGTTTTTTCCAGAACAACGATGGAGATTGATGTTTTCAACAGGGAAAAGTTTGAAAAAGATTTTAGAAATGTGCTAAAGGCATTTTTGTACTACAAAGAGTACAATCTGGACTTTTCCTCAGAACTGGAATTTCTTATAAGAAAGCATGAGGAGAAACTGAGAGAGCATAGGGAAGATCCGGAAATCAGAAAGATGGTGCAAAAACTGTTTTCTGACCCTAACAATCTTGCGAAAACTCTCAGAAAGATGCAGGACTTTTATGTTTTGGATGACCTTATACCAGAGTTTGGATACCAGAGATGTCATTTTCAGTACGATGCTTACCACAAGTACACTACCGATGCACATGCGATAAAAGCAGTAGAAGAGTTAGAGAGTCTAAAAAAAGTAGACCATCCCCACAGAAAGATGATGTATGAACTGTTCAAAGAGATTGACAGGGTAGACCTGCTGACGTGGGCTGTATTTCTTCACGACATAGGAAAGGGACATAAAACAGACCACTGCATACTTGGAGCCAAAATGGCAAAAGAGATAATGCTCCGATTTGGTTATTCCAAAAGAGATGCACAGATAGTAAGTTTTCTTGTTCTGCACCACCTTGATATGGCAAAGATATCCCAGAGAAGAAACATGAATGAGCCAAAGGTGATAAATGATTTTGCCAAAACAATAAAAAACAAAGAGCTTCTAAAGATGCTTACAGTCCTGACGTGGTGTGATGCAAACGCAGTTGGACCGAACATATGGAACGACTGGAAAAATGCTCTTCTGTGGGAACTGTATGAAAAAACATCTGAGGTTCTTGAGCAGAAAGTCTCTTATGAGGAGATACACAGAAGAAGATTTGAAGAAAAGAAAGAAAAGCTCAGAGCCATACTTGAGGTAGAGTTTGGAAAGGAAAGGGCAGACTTTCATATGGGAAGGTTTTCAGATTATTACGTGATGTCAACTCCCATAGATGACATCCTGAAGCATCTAAAGATGGAAGAACAGCTGCTTAAGACAGGCAAACCCCAGTTTTACTTTGAGAAAAAGTACGGCATAGGATTTTCTGAGCTTCTTATCGTTTTAGATAGTAAAAAGATAAAAAATCCCCTATTGGTCGTTACAGGCATCATATCTTACATGGGGATAAACATACTGGCTGTTTACAGTTATATGAGAAAAGATGGTATTGTTGTTATAGACCTTCAGATATCAACCTCCTCTCTTGAAGTTGTGGAAGACAAAAAGTTTCAGCAGTTTAAACAGCTATTTAACCAGTATATAAAGGGAGAGATAACGTTAGAACAACTGTCAAAAAAGAGAAATGTGATGTTCAAAGCTTCAGTAATCCCTCCTCCCACATTTGTAAAAGTGGATAACGAGATGTCAGAAGTCTACACAATATTTGATATATCTGGAGAAGACAGAGTTGGGCTTCTGTTTGACATATTTAAAGTGTTTGCCAGATACGACCTTTATGTTCACATTGTAAAAGTGGTCACACAGGGGGAGAGGATAAGAGATGCATTTTACGTCAGAACTAAAGACAAAAGGAAAATAACAGACGAAAAACTGATAGAAGAGATAAAAGAAGAACTTCTCAATGTGATTAAAAGTGATTAA
- a CDS encoding ammonium transporter — MKTKLAGILSLLVPAIAFAGEQKIDTGDTAWMITATAFVVLMTVGGLILFYGGMTRSKNIVNTVMMVLTSYAVAIIVWTLWGYSLAFSDGEGALYAIVGDLKYFLLNGISYSQVSGVGAFPEWVFIAFQSTFAAITIALASGAVIERMKFSTWVVFTILWITFVYAPIAHVVWGGGFLFDAGALDFAGGTVVHINAGVTGLVLALLLGKRKDYRKTAILPSSVVLTALGAGLLWFGWFGFNAGSAFGANEVAGVALLTTNIATAAGVLAWIAMEWITAKKPTLLGGASGAIAGLVAITPAAGFVSPAGAIVIGLVAGVIGWFGVFVLKKALGYDDSLDAFGVHGLAGMWGAIATGFFALQSLAWDGSPLQNGDRMGQIIVQIESVVFTVVFTAVMTAILYFVSSLITGGARVDEETETVGLDESTHGERGFNL; from the coding sequence ATGAAAACAAAACTGGCAGGTATTTTATCACTACTTGTCCCTGCTATTGCTTTTGCAGGAGAACAAAAGATTGATACAGGGGATACTGCATGGATGATTACAGCAACAGCTTTTGTTGTTCTGATGACTGTAGGTGGTCTGATACTGTTCTACGGTGGTATGACAAGATCAAAAAATATAGTAAACACAGTGATGATGGTTCTGACTTCTTATGCAGTTGCAATAATTGTGTGGACTCTCTGGGGATACTCCCTTGCGTTTTCTGATGGAGAGGGGGCTCTGTATGCGATAGTAGGAGATTTAAAGTACTTTCTACTTAACGGTATAAGCTATTCACAGGTCAGTGGTGTTGGAGCATTCCCTGAATGGGTGTTTATAGCATTCCAGTCAACCTTTGCTGCTATTACCATAGCCCTTGCATCAGGTGCAGTAATTGAAAGAATGAAGTTTTCCACGTGGGTTGTATTTACTATTTTATGGATAACATTTGTTTATGCTCCAATTGCCCACGTCGTGTGGGGTGGTGGATTTTTGTTTGATGCAGGAGCTTTAGACTTTGCAGGTGGGACAGTCGTTCATATCAATGCTGGTGTAACAGGACTTGTCCTTGCACTTCTCCTTGGAAAAAGAAAAGATTACAGAAAAACAGCAATACTTCCATCTTCTGTTGTTCTGACAGCCCTTGGAGCTGGACTGCTCTGGTTTGGATGGTTCGGATTTAATGCAGGCTCAGCATTTGGGGCAAATGAAGTAGCAGGGGTTGCTCTCCTTACAACAAATATTGCAACTGCTGCAGGAGTCCTTGCGTGGATAGCAATGGAATGGATTACAGCCAAAAAGCCAACCCTCCTTGGTGGAGCTTCTGGAGCTATTGCAGGACTGGTTGCAATCACACCAGCAGCAGGATTTGTTAGTCCTGCAGGTGCAATAGTCATAGGACTTGTGGCAGGGGTAATAGGATGGTTTGGAGTATTTGTTCTCAAAAAAGCCCTTGGTTATGATGATTCTCTTGATGCCTTTGGTGTTCACGGACTTGCAGGAATGTGGGGAGCGATTGCAACAGGATTCTTTGCCCTCCAATCCCTTGCATGGGATGGTTCTCCACTACAAAATGGAGACAGAATGGGACAGATAATTGTTCAGATTGAATCTGTAGTGTTTACAGTAGTGTTTACAGCTGTTATGACAGCTATACTGTACTTTGTTTCTTCTCTCATCACTGGTGGTGCAAGAGTTGACGAAGAGACTGAAACAGTAGGTTTAGATGAATCTACCCACGGTGAAAGGGGGTTTAATCTTTAA
- a CDS encoding P-II family nitrogen regulator produces MKKVEAIIKPFKLDEVKDAISELGNFGITVTEVKGFGRQKGHTELYRGAEYVIDFLPKIKVEVVVDDSMVEKIVEAIMNAARTGKVGDGKIFIVPVEDAIRIRTGERGTEAL; encoded by the coding sequence ATGAAGAAGGTTGAGGCTATTATTAAGCCTTTTAAACTTGATGAAGTTAAGGATGCCATTTCTGAACTGGGAAATTTTGGTATCACAGTTACAGAAGTAAAAGGTTTCGGAAGACAGAAAGGTCATACAGAGCTATACAGGGGAGCAGAATACGTAATTGACTTTCTCCCAAAAATAAAAGTGGAAGTTGTTGTTGACGACTCAATGGTTGAAAAAATTGTGGAAGCTATTATGAATGCAGCAAGAACAGGTAAAGTGGGAGATGGAAAAATCTTTATCGTACCTGTTGAAGATGCTATCAGAATAAGAACTGGTGAGAGAGGAACAGAAGCTTTATAA
- a CDS encoding DUF5335 domain-containing protein, producing the protein MAVRKLEKSQWESYFDEFDKKYREGQVPAKEVQIEIVNEEIGDQVETWWQPLVGLSYDPKDDEFEVAAERHDHLIHKPVEIYVDEDVDGLKTVEVVQEDGTKHIIKLRTPEALPEK; encoded by the coding sequence ATGGCTGTAAGAAAGTTAGAAAAATCTCAGTGGGAAAGCTATTTTGATGAGTTTGACAAAAAGTACAGAGAAGGTCAGGTTCCAGCAAAAGAGGTTCAGATTGAGATTGTTAACGAAGAGATTGGAGACCAGGTAGAAACATGGTGGCAGCCACTTGTTGGTCTGTCATACGACCCAAAAGACGATGAGTTTGAAGTGGCAGCAGAAAGACATGACCACCTGATACACAAACCTGTTGAGATATACGTTGATGAAGACGTTGACGGTTTAAAAACAGTGGAAGTTGTTCAGGAAGACGGAACAAAGCATATCATAAAACTGAGAACACCAGAGGCTCTTCCAGAGAAATAA